A DNA window from Anastrepha ludens isolate Willacy chromosome 6, idAnaLude1.1, whole genome shotgun sequence contains the following coding sequences:
- the LOC128868706 gene encoding heat shock factor protein isoform X4 codes for MASFIRQLNMYGFHKITSIDNGGLKFDRDEMEFSHPCFKRNCPFLLEHIKRKIANTKSIDDKSGLKPEAVTKVLQDVKAMRGRQDSLDSRFSVMKQENEALWREIASLRQKHAKQQQIVNKLIQFLITIVQPSRNMTSVKRHMQLMIHDTPENAKLRKKSESESECGPVIHELGEELLDEVTDAEVDLMEAASPYGKMTPRNDAESCGSPLNIERPHSSISQMSQQFDYSNQSAEDAVNAALGSDINEGLNLGGSDAASKNSQKLGTGTNSSIIQSVNPDGSHIFYHVTEVPDAIDSHHNDVMPSASPNYSEENVLTTPMVREQMARSQQLKERNKRRRKQAGIEEPSPDIASKSATANVSSKCPSPKLIKSENTTIDPMSFLNVFTEDQLMQPDTQKNSPIPKEDSHPSNGSNSGLPRAGNTAIAAVSTVGAANDVTLLGGGSQAANFYNPSEFITPEMPADIFEESPLISAEPNSYNQQQQQQQKEPRQQQFGRTMANSGKFSSFVTRNNNNGNVAAGSPNGASTSAAAAAAASNQFYNSDKQSNNCNALVSSQQGKNVNNNGSNLLLAKYKNGPGSEDMRDDVNNHLDNVQDELESLKDLLRSDGYSLDANTLLSNGDATNTSPNNRISFSSQLDGEFLTKLFNDSDILGPFGLSLINEVNTDKKGSELMSYQPMYDLSDIIDINDKNELEAVDQSSRPSSSRQLQQLQQQQREPLSGLNTPYNDYFANALEPSSTPKKSEPAAIGNITTKP; via the exons ATGGCTAGTTTTATAAGACAGCTAAATATGT ACGGTTTTCATAAAATAACTTCAATAGACAATGGCGGTTTGAAATTCGATCGCGATGAAATGGAATTTTCCCATCCTTGTTTCAAACGCAACTGTCCTTTCTTGCTTGAGCATATTAAACGTAAAATTGCCAACACAAAAAGTATTGATGATAAATCTGGTTTGAAACCCGAGGCCGTTACGAAGGTGCTACAAGATGTTAAGGCAATGCGCGGTCGGCAGGATTCGCTTGACTCGCGGTTTTCAGTTATGAAACAGGAAAATGAGGCATTATGGCGAGAAATAGCGTCGCTGCGTCAAAAACATGCTAAGCAACAGCAAATAGTTAAtaaa ctaatacaatttttaatcacAATTGTACAACCTTCACGTAACATGACTAGTGTGAAGCGACATATGCAGCTAATGATTCATGACACACCAGAGAATGCAAAGCTTCGCAAAAAGAGTGAGTCCGAATCTGAGTGTGGCCCAGTTATTCATGAACTTGGAGAAGAGTTGCTTGACGAGGTCACCGATGCCGAGGTTGATTTAAT GGAAGCAGCAAGTCCATATGGCAAGATGACTCCACGCAATGATGCCGAAAGCTGTGGGTCCCCTCTAAATATTGAGCGTCCTCATTCAAGCATTAGTCAAATGTCACAACAATTCGACTACTCAAATCAGAGTGCGGAAGATGCTGTTAATGCAGCATTGGGGTCCGACATCAATGAGGGCCTAAATTTGGGTGGAAGTGACGCTGCTagcaaaaattctcaaaaattggGTACAGGCACGAATTCGTCAATTATTCAGTCTGTAAATCCAGATggatcacatattttttatcacGTCACTGAAGTTCCCGATGCAATAGATTCGCATCATAACGATGTCATGCCGTCAGCATCTCCAAATTATAGTGAAGAAAATGTCCTTACCACGCCTATGGTGCGTGAACAAATGGCGCGCTCACAGCAGTTGAAAGAGAGAAACAAGCGACGCCGCAAGCAGGCTGGTATTGAGGAACCATCACCCGACATCGCTTCAAAATCAGCCACAGCAAACGTCAGCTCGAAGTGTCCATCACCAAAATTGATTAAGTCTGAAAATACAACTATCGATCCAATGTCATTTTTGAATGTATTCACAGAGGATCAGCTTATGCAACCCGACACTCAAAAAAATTCACCAATTCCTAAAGAGGATTCACATCCATCGAATGGCAGTAATTCTGGTTTACCGCGTGCTGGTAATACAGCTATTGCTGCGGTGTCTACAGTGGGTGCTGCTAACGATGTTACATTACTTGGTGGTGGATCACAGGCAGCAAACTTTTACAATCCAAGTGAATTTATTACTCCCGAGATGCCTGCTGATATATTTGAG GAATCGCCATTAATATCAGCTGAACCCAACAGCTAtaatcagcagcagcagcaacaacaaaaagaaccACGGCAACAGCAATTTGGCCGTACAATGGCCAATAGTGGCAAGTTCTCTTCGTTTGTAACGCGTAATAATAACAATGGTAACGTCGCCGCTGGGTCACCTAATGGAGCTTCGACATCTGCCGCAGCCGCTGCCGCTGCTTCCAATCAATTTTACAACAGTGACAAACAGAGTAACAACTGCAACGCACTAGTTTCCTCACAGCAGGGAAAGAATGTTAATAATAATGGAAGCAATTTGCTACTAGCGAAATACAAAAATGGTCCTGGCAGTGAAGACATGCG GGATGATGTGAATAACCACTTGGATAATGTTCAGGATGAACTGGAATCGCTTAAGGATTTGCTACGTAGTGATGGTTATTCATTAGATGCCAACACTCTTTTGAGT AACGGAGATGCCACAAATACGAGCCCAAATAACCGAATTTCCTTCTCATCACAACTGGATGGGGAGTTTCTTACCAAG ctaTTCAATGATTCCGACATTTTAGGACCCTTTGGTTTGAGTTTGATAAATGAAGTCAACACTGATAAAAAAG GTTCCGAGCTTATGTCTTACCAACCGATGTACGATCTATCagatatcatagatattaatgaTAAAAACGAGCTAGAAG CTGTTGACCAATCGAGTAGGCCTAGCAGCTCACGTCAATTGCAACAGCTACAGCAGCAGCAAAGGGAACCTCTCAGCGGTCTCAATACACCATACAATGATTATTTTGCCAATGCACTTGAGCCTTCAAGTACCCCGAAAAAAAGTGAACCAGCGGCTATTGGCAACATTACAACAAAACCTTAA
- the LOC128868706 gene encoding heat shock factor protein isoform X3 translates to MHTFSETGAGVPAFLAKLWRLVDDPDTNHLICWNKDGRSFIIQNQAQFARELLPLNYKHNNMASFIRQLNMYGFHKITSIDNGGLKFDRDEMEFSHPCFKRNCPFLLEHIKRKIANTKSIDDKSGLKPEAVTKVLQDVKAMRGRQDSLDSRFSVMKQENEALWREIASLRQKHAKQQQIVNKLIQFLITIVQPSRNMTSVKRHMQLMIHDTPENAKLRKKSESESECGPVIHELGEELLDEVTDAEVDLMEAASPYGKMTPRNDAESCGSPLNIERPHSSISQMSQQFDYSNQSAEDAVNAALGSDINEGLNLGGSDAASKNSQKLGTGTNSSIIQSVNPDGSHIFYHVTEVPDAIDSHHNDVMPSASPNYSEENVLTTPMVREQMARSQQLKERNKRRRKQAGIEEPSPDIASKSATANVSSKCPSPKLIKSENTTIDPMSFLNVFTEDQLMQPDTQKNSPIPKEDSHPSNGSNSGLPRAGNTAIAAVSTVGAANDVTLLGGGSQAANFYNPSEFITPEMPADIFEESPLISAEPNSYNQQQQQQQKEPRQQQFGRTMANSGKFSSFVTRNNNNGNVAAGSPNGASTSAAAAAAASNQFYNSDKQSNNCNALVSSQQGKNVNNNGSNLLLAKYKNGPGSEDMRDDVNNHLDNVQDELESLKDLLRSDGYSLDANTLLSNGDATNTSPNNRISFSSQLDGEFLTKLFNDSDILGPFGLSLINEVNTDKKGSELMSYQPMYDLSDIIDINDKNELEAVDQSSRPSSSRQLQQLQQQQREPLSGLNTPYNDYFANALEPSSTPKKSEPAAIGNITTKP, encoded by the exons gATGGTCGCAGTTTCATAATACAAAACCAGGCACAATTTGCACGCGAATTGTTGCCTTTGAATTATAAACATAACAATATGGCTAGTTTTATAAGACAGCTAAATATGT ACGGTTTTCATAAAATAACTTCAATAGACAATGGCGGTTTGAAATTCGATCGCGATGAAATGGAATTTTCCCATCCTTGTTTCAAACGCAACTGTCCTTTCTTGCTTGAGCATATTAAACGTAAAATTGCCAACACAAAAAGTATTGATGATAAATCTGGTTTGAAACCCGAGGCCGTTACGAAGGTGCTACAAGATGTTAAGGCAATGCGCGGTCGGCAGGATTCGCTTGACTCGCGGTTTTCAGTTATGAAACAGGAAAATGAGGCATTATGGCGAGAAATAGCGTCGCTGCGTCAAAAACATGCTAAGCAACAGCAAATAGTTAAtaaa ctaatacaatttttaatcacAATTGTACAACCTTCACGTAACATGACTAGTGTGAAGCGACATATGCAGCTAATGATTCATGACACACCAGAGAATGCAAAGCTTCGCAAAAAGAGTGAGTCCGAATCTGAGTGTGGCCCAGTTATTCATGAACTTGGAGAAGAGTTGCTTGACGAGGTCACCGATGCCGAGGTTGATTTAAT GGAAGCAGCAAGTCCATATGGCAAGATGACTCCACGCAATGATGCCGAAAGCTGTGGGTCCCCTCTAAATATTGAGCGTCCTCATTCAAGCATTAGTCAAATGTCACAACAATTCGACTACTCAAATCAGAGTGCGGAAGATGCTGTTAATGCAGCATTGGGGTCCGACATCAATGAGGGCCTAAATTTGGGTGGAAGTGACGCTGCTagcaaaaattctcaaaaattggGTACAGGCACGAATTCGTCAATTATTCAGTCTGTAAATCCAGATggatcacatattttttatcacGTCACTGAAGTTCCCGATGCAATAGATTCGCATCATAACGATGTCATGCCGTCAGCATCTCCAAATTATAGTGAAGAAAATGTCCTTACCACGCCTATGGTGCGTGAACAAATGGCGCGCTCACAGCAGTTGAAAGAGAGAAACAAGCGACGCCGCAAGCAGGCTGGTATTGAGGAACCATCACCCGACATCGCTTCAAAATCAGCCACAGCAAACGTCAGCTCGAAGTGTCCATCACCAAAATTGATTAAGTCTGAAAATACAACTATCGATCCAATGTCATTTTTGAATGTATTCACAGAGGATCAGCTTATGCAACCCGACACTCAAAAAAATTCACCAATTCCTAAAGAGGATTCACATCCATCGAATGGCAGTAATTCTGGTTTACCGCGTGCTGGTAATACAGCTATTGCTGCGGTGTCTACAGTGGGTGCTGCTAACGATGTTACATTACTTGGTGGTGGATCACAGGCAGCAAACTTTTACAATCCAAGTGAATTTATTACTCCCGAGATGCCTGCTGATATATTTGAG GAATCGCCATTAATATCAGCTGAACCCAACAGCTAtaatcagcagcagcagcaacaacaaaaagaaccACGGCAACAGCAATTTGGCCGTACAATGGCCAATAGTGGCAAGTTCTCTTCGTTTGTAACGCGTAATAATAACAATGGTAACGTCGCCGCTGGGTCACCTAATGGAGCTTCGACATCTGCCGCAGCCGCTGCCGCTGCTTCCAATCAATTTTACAACAGTGACAAACAGAGTAACAACTGCAACGCACTAGTTTCCTCACAGCAGGGAAAGAATGTTAATAATAATGGAAGCAATTTGCTACTAGCGAAATACAAAAATGGTCCTGGCAGTGAAGACATGCG GGATGATGTGAATAACCACTTGGATAATGTTCAGGATGAACTGGAATCGCTTAAGGATTTGCTACGTAGTGATGGTTATTCATTAGATGCCAACACTCTTTTGAGT AACGGAGATGCCACAAATACGAGCCCAAATAACCGAATTTCCTTCTCATCACAACTGGATGGGGAGTTTCTTACCAAG ctaTTCAATGATTCCGACATTTTAGGACCCTTTGGTTTGAGTTTGATAAATGAAGTCAACACTGATAAAAAAG GTTCCGAGCTTATGTCTTACCAACCGATGTACGATCTATCagatatcatagatattaatgaTAAAAACGAGCTAGAAG CTGTTGACCAATCGAGTAGGCCTAGCAGCTCACGTCAATTGCAACAGCTACAGCAGCAGCAAAGGGAACCTCTCAGCGGTCTCAATACACCATACAATGATTATTTTGCCAATGCACTTGAGCCTTCAAGTACCCCGAAAAAAAGTGAACCAGCGGCTATTGGCAACATTACAACAAAACCTTAA